The DNA region CCTAGAGTCATAGCTAATGTCTAAAAATAATTgatttattattaaaaaaaaatattctAAAATGATTGGTCTACTTCaatttttaatataatattaattatatttttttattattatttttatttgtttttgtgattttttttacTAACAAGGACATATAATTGATCATAGTACAAAAGTGCACTTGGATTTGGTGAATTGTAGAGATCAAAGGAACCGAGCAAAAGGAACCGAGCAATAAGACGCAAAGTCAAAAGCTAATGATTCACCAATCAAAGAGGACAAAAGTCAAATAAACTTATCAATATGATGAACGGGACACAAGACTAGGCAACATTTAGAAGACTCTAACTAGAGCACAATAAAGGAACCTATAGGGATTTTTTTTTGTGCTTATCTAAGATTCAATTGTATCACAATGCATGAATCCACCAAACTCTCATATTTCTTATCTAAGAATCCAATTAGAGTACAATACATGAATCAAGTGGGTTCTCCCTATGCTTTTCTAAGACTCCAACTAGATTACAATGCAGGAACTCATCAAACTCTCTTTGTGTTTATCTAGACTCCAATTAGAGCACAATGTAGGAATTCATTTTACCCTCCTCGTGTTTATCTAAGACCCCAATTAAAGCATACTACAATAATCCATCAGATTTTCCTTGCGCTTATCTAAGACTCAAATTGGAAAACAATGGAGGAACTCACGAGACTTTCATATCACATATTAAAGACTCATATAAAAGCATAATGTTGAGACCTACTAGACTATTCTCACACCTATTAAAGACTCTTGCCAGAAGACAATGTTGGAATCCACCAGATTTTCCTTGCACCTTATAAAGACTTCTACGCGAGCACTattcaccataaaaaataatatattaatagAATATGTGAAAAACCCACTAAAATACAAATAATCACAAAGTCTAATAAGTGCTTATTATGAAAGTACAAATAAAGATTAATAGAAAACATCACAACTAATAGAATAACAAATAAAAAAGGCAATGAGGAGTGCTCAAACACCTAAAAATAGAACTTTTAGGCTTAAGGGTAAAGCTCTTACCATCACAATCACCATCAACATATCAGAATCTATTAAAAGAACAAAAAATACCATATACCTTAACGTACTTCAGAACCAAAACAAATATCCAATCAATCTATTATAGGTTAATGAAGAAGATAGAGCTCTGAATATATTCAAAGTATGTGTaatgacttctcggcaagtgtaccgATAATATTGAAGTAATAAAACGATTGAATCCACAGAGACTGCCTCCAAGCAAGATAAAATATGTGCAATGTATAAAAATTAGTAAAGGATGGGGGGTCGAGTTTTaatgcgaaaagtaaataaacgaGTAAACAATGTCACGAAAGCGATCAGATTGTATTCTAGAATCACATATTCCTCTATTGTTAATGTTTGATGCCCTGTATGAATGATCTAATAAATATAACCCCACATtgaattaacaaaaccgttatagtcgatccctcacgaaataactcactaatAACTACTCTGAGCTTTTTATCCCTAGTCTGCCAGTGTAAGCAGGGTTAGACGATGTATACAATGTTAACTCTCTATGTCACTACTCGGAGTCTcatatccctattcaaccagcgtaagtacaaTAATTGCtctaggtccaacacatagactaatggtcaatATTACTtatgtgcccaaaatcagattaaaatAGTATCTCACATAATAAGCATTACGAATAAGAAACAACAATTGAATAAGATTATAGATCAATATACAAtagtcaaatcaacatagaatccaagAATATAGAAATAGGTTCATCCTAACACAATATAACCTAGAGAAGTTTAGCTACTCACAGTGTAACTAACAATACCACAACTgaagataaaaataaaatgagaagTCCCTCAAAGAGATAGCCTCCAATGACTTAAAATGCTCTAAAAACCTCCACGTGTGGCCTCAAAATCATGCTTCAATCTCCAAATTtgtaacccttgtgaaagtgcaAAAAAAATCCCCTTTTAAAGGTATTAGAATGGACCAGAACGCGTCAGAAAAAGCCCAGAAAAGTGACTGTCGTGCGCGTGATACCCTTCTTCGTGCGATACAACTTTAAATGCCCTATCACGTGCATGATGGTGCACGTGATTATTCTAGTGGATGCACGCTTTTCCACCTTTTTCATTCAAAATTTTACTAAGTCCATAATTTGCACACTTATCTATTTTCccctcattctttggtcattaTTCTTCATATTTGCTCGACTTTCACTTGTTTTACTctgattcttcgactaaatatatgcaatgacggactatcatcacaaccccaaacttgaatcgttgcttgtcctcaagtaactcgcATGTAACTGCACATTTCAATAGATAACAAGTCGCACAATAACAATCGAACATCACCAACTTAAATATTTCTTTTACCCGACCATTGTTCTAGCTCCCCACTTATATCCGGTGAATCCGGAAAAACATCCTCAACATTGGCGAGTACTCAACATGTCTCTTAGCTCACTATAACTCACTCAATGGATAGGGTGATTTCTCAATCATCATGCAAAGTCAATTAAACCTAGCTTGATCATGTTCTAGTAGAGTTTATCATAGAAATCACAGCACACACATTAGAGTACTTTTCAGGTTGGAACTTGGCTTATGTTAGGGTAGACTATTTTGaggaaagtaggtttaaacctttggaaTTAGGTTCATAGTTCTCCTTCTATCATCATACCTCTTTGTTCCTTTTTAATAGTACTAGAGAGTTTTGTTCCTTCTTATAATATCattattttcttttctcattcattttttttgAAGAAGTATCTCTTTTTTTTCCACTTCTTTTCAcaataattttttaattttggatcatattctctagtaccccaaccccgaacttaaaactttgctcacttctaagagaaaccccaaacttaatctttttcataTTCTTTAGGAATTATacttctacctaactccaaagagagggtggaaagaaAATATATTTCAAGTAATATGGCTAAGAACTTTAGACTATGTCATTGAAAGAAAGGCTTATGCTCAAATTGGTTAGCAATCGATATACCTATTACTACAAGGTCGTTTAcaaaggctcaaagttataaacaaaaaaattCCTCAGTGTGTGTTGGTCAAACCAGATAACTTAATCGAAAAAAGATCAAACTAGATAAGAGAATAATGCATTGATACACTTATTAAGAAAGAAAAGTGAACAATCGAAATATTTAgctcaaaccttactagatgAGGTATCTGTAGGTTGAGTACAAGTCTGTTGACTCTTTTCTCATCATTCACCTTCAAGTTGCTAGTTGATATTGTGATGATCAaatttcttttaattcatttgtTCAATGCTAAAGTGCTAAACTTGCAATCTGAAAGAAATAAAACAACtacaaacttgtttattaaagACAATATGGATCTTCATGGAAAGGTTATTCTTGAGTAATTAGTTTCTCGTGTGGATGCTCATGAAAAAAAGAAAGtaaattctgcaaaaaaaaactaattaaaattGACGGGTTGCCTGCCATCCATCACTTCTTTTCCGTTAATAGCTTGACGCTCAATGCTCAAAATATGTTAAGCGCAATGGACACCCTTACGCCGCTGAAAACTTCTTTTTTCATTCTTTTGTGAACTTCACTACCTTTCTCTTCTAATTGATATCATGTTTCTAGATCTTCCACATACGGTGTCCATTGATATGCATTAAAACCACCCTCTCCTTATTAAACTTCAAAGTTAACTCACATGTCTCCACATCTATTTTTGCCTTCCTGGTTGCCAAGAATGGATGCCCGGGAATAAGTGATCCTTCTGAATCATTTTTTTCATGTCAATCACCACAATTTCTACAGGGAAGTTCAAACCATCGACATGAACTAGCATGTCTTGTACAATACCAAGTGGACGAGTCACAGATGAATCAGCCAAAGTGAGTGTCATATTGTTCGATATAATCTCTCTGATATCCAATTCCTTAAATTTTCTCAGTGACGTAACATTGATGCTCGATCCTAAGTCACATAAAGCATGTGGGATTTTTAACCCACCAATGGTGCAAGTGATGTTGAACTCCCTTGGATCCTTCATCTTTGGTGGAACTTCCGACAGTTCAATCGTCTCCTTTTTTTCTGTCATGTTGACCTGTTCTTGAGCCAATTTATGCTTTCCACCTTTCAACAATACCTGCATAAACTTAGCAAACTTGGGAATTAACTCTAAAATTTCATAAAAAGAGATACTTATATGAATTTATCTCAACATATTTTTAAATTTTTCAAACATTCCAGCCTCATCCTCATGTACCAGTTTCTTCTTAATGATGGGATATGGTGGTTTTATATTGTCTGGTAAAAGTGGGTTCGGTTCATTCATGATTTTCTCCTTTGTTCTCTTCCAAGGCGAGTTTTTGTCTATGAGTTGATCAATTGATACTCCTCTTTCCTTTTTGTCCCCTTGGTTTACACTCTCGTACTTTTCAATTTTACCTTGCTTTTTTCTCGATCTCATCCTCTTGAACTCTTTCAGCTTTATCCTTTTTAGTAACTACCCCAAAATCCGTATTCACAACCTTGCATGTTTCATTGTTAGGATTATCAATGGTGTTACCATTGAATCCTGCACTTGAGCTTGGTAAAGCAACTATTTGTCTAGATAATTGACCAATCTC from Lathyrus oleraceus cultivar Zhongwan6 chromosome 1, CAAS_Psat_ZW6_1.0, whole genome shotgun sequence includes:
- the LOC127114596 gene encoding uncharacterized protein LOC127114596, producing MNEPNPLLPDNIKPPYPIIKKKLVLLKGGKHKLAQEQVNMTEKKETIELSEVPPKMKDPREFNITCTIGGLKIPHALCDLGSSINVTSLRKFKELDIREIISNNMTLTLADSSVTRPLGIVQDMLVHVDGLNFPVEIVVIDMKKMIQKDHLFPGIHSWQPGRQK